The nucleotide window CTGCGGGATTTCGCCAAGATTGTCTTGTTGATGGGCAAGCGCTTCAAAGGCAGCGTGGAACAAATCCGGCCGCTGCAGCTGCAGCAGCTTCTGGACTCCTTTAAGGAGGATCCAGCATATCCGGTGATCTCAACCATGATGCTTCGCAGTATGCAGAAGGCCAAATATGATCCGCGCTGTCTGGGACATTTTGGTCTGGCGTTAGAGGAATACACACACTTCACATCCCCGATTCGCCGTTATCCGGATTTAATCGTACACCGGATGCTGCATAAGTATTGCTTTGGCTTAGCCTTTGATCCGGAAGTGATGAAAGAGGATGAGCTGAAGATGGAGGAATACGGCAAACAGACCTCTGAACGGGAACGGGCCGCGATTGAAGCGGAACGTGAAGTAGAAGACATGAAGAAAGCGGAATACATGGAGGATCAGGTCGGAAAAATTGCCGAGGGCGTGATCAGCGGCGTAACCAAGTTTGGTTTCTTTGTTGAACTGGAAAACACGGTGGAAGGTCTGGTTCACGTGCAGAAGCTGACCGATGATTACTATCATTATGATCCGGATACATTAAGCTTAAAGGGCGAACGGACGAAAAAGATCTACCGCTTGGGACAGCGCGTAAAAATCAAAGTCACCGGTGCCAGCAAGCTTCATCAGGAAATCGACTTCGATCTGGTTCGCCCGCGTAAGGAAAAACGGGAAGCCGTGGTACCGGCCGCAAAGAAAACCGGTTATCGCAAAGATTCGAGTCGGCCTGCCGAAAGCATTCCTGTGAAAAACAAACGCCGCCGTTCTCATCGGCGGAAACCCAAACCCACCCAAGCATAAGGAGGAATCACGATGAGCGGTGAAAAAATCATTGCCGTCAACCGCAAGGCGTCCCATGACTATGCGTTAGAGGAACGCTTTGAAGCCGGACTGGTTCTGACCGGCACCGAAATCAAGTCGATCCGACAGGGCAAAGCTCAGTTCAAAGATGCCTATATCAGTATCATCAGCGGAGAAGCCTGGATTAAGGAAATGCATATTGCTGCCTATGATCATGGCAACCAGTTCAATCATGATGAAACGCGGGAACGAAAGCTGCTGCTGCATAAAATGGAGATCGTCAAGCTTCAACAGAAAGTGAAGCTTAAAGGCTATACAATCGTTCCGGTCAAGCTGTATTTAAAAAATGGCCGGGCTAAAATGGAGATTGCTCTGGCCAAGGGCAAAGCGTTGTATGACAAGCGCGAAGACGCGAAGCTGAAAGATGCAAAGCGGGAGATGGAAAAAGCGATGAAAGCACGGTGGTAAGCCGT belongs to Holdemania massiliensis and includes:
- the smpB gene encoding SsrA-binding protein SmpB, which codes for MSGEKIIAVNRKASHDYALEERFEAGLVLTGTEIKSIRQGKAQFKDAYISIISGEAWIKEMHIAAYDHGNQFNHDETRERKLLLHKMEIVKLQQKVKLKGYTIVPVKLYLKNGRAKMEIALAKGKALYDKREDAKLKDAKREMEKAMKARW